One window of the Desulfuromonas acetoxidans DSM 684 genome contains the following:
- a CDS encoding uL14 family ribosomal protein codes for MIQMQTVLDVADNSGARKLCCIKVLGGSKRKYAGLGDIIVCSVREAMPNSKVKKGDVVRAVIVRTAKE; via the coding sequence ATGATTCAAATGCAAACAGTTCTTGATGTAGCTGATAATTCCGGTGCTCGGAAGTTGTGCTGCATTAAGGTTCTGGGCGGCTCTAAGCGCAAATATGCGGGGCTGGGCGATATTATTGTCTGCTCTGTTCGCGAAGCGATGCCCAATTCTAAAGTGAAAAAAGGTGATGTCGTCCGTGCCGTTATCGTGCGTACGGCTAAAGAGG
- the rpsQ gene encoding 30S ribosomal protein S17, giving the protein MASDRRNKKKLVGIVTSDKMDKTVVVKVDTLVQHPVYKKYIKRSMKYKAHDEENQCAAGDKVLITEARPLSRDKRWRVSQVLEKTL; this is encoded by the coding sequence ATGGCATCAGATCGTCGTAATAAGAAAAAGCTGGTTGGTATCGTAACCAGTGACAAGATGGACAAAACTGTCGTTGTTAAAGTAGATACTCTTGTTCAGCATCCTGTGTACAAGAAGTACATTAAGCGCAGTATGAAATATAAAGCACATGATGAGGAAAACCAGTGTGCTGCCGGGGATAAAGTGTTGATTACCGAAGCGCGTCCGCTTTCACGCGATAAGCGCTGGCGGGTCAGCCAGGTCCTTGAGAAAACACTGTAG
- the rpmC gene encoding 50S ribosomal protein L29, with protein MKAKELQGFSVEELEKKSLELSQELFNLKFQLHTGHLDDTAKIPQVRKDIARVKTVLRQKLA; from the coding sequence ATGAAGGCTAAGGAATTACAGGGCTTCAGTGTTGAAGAACTTGAGAAAAAATCTCTGGAATTGAGCCAGGAACTGTTTAACCTGAAATTCCAATTGCACACCGGACATCTTGACGATACCGCCAAGATTCCTCAAGTGCGTAAGGATATTGCACGGGTCAAGACTGTTTTGCGGCAGAAACTTGCGTAA